One genomic region from Populus nigra chromosome 8, ddPopNigr1.1, whole genome shotgun sequence encodes:
- the LOC133701089 gene encoding auxin-induced protein 22C-like encodes MAQPLGLEITELRLGLPGSDDGHKNDKKRVFSEVSGEANSTTDDRKVQTKSQVVGWPPVCSYRKNISFNERDRHHETSKIYVKVSMDGAPFLRKIDLGMHKEYSDLVVALERLFGCYGIGKALKDEYVPIYEDKDGDWMLVGDVPWEMFFESCKRLRIMKSSEAKGFGLQPRGALKGISKDDRH; translated from the exons atggcacAACCTCTTGGACTTGAAATCACAGAGCTAAGGTTGGGTCTACCGGGCAGCGATGATGGACataaaaatgacaagaaaaggGTTTTCTCTGAGGTGTCCGGCGAAGCAAACAGCACAACCGACGACAGAAAAGTTCAAACAAAGAGTCAAGTAGTGGGGTGGCCACCAGTTTGTTCGTATCGAAAAAACATTAGTTTCAATGAGAGAGATCGCCATCATGAAACTTCAAAAATTTACGTGAAAGTAAGCATGGATGGAGCTCCTTTTCTTCGAAAAATTGATTTGGGCATGCATAAAGAGTATTCGGATCTTGTTGTCGCGTTGGAGAGGTTGTTCGGCTGTTATGGAATTG GCAAAGCCTTGAAGGATGAATACGTTCCCATATATGAAGACAAGGATGGAGACTGGATGCTAGTGGGAGACGTGCCTTGGGA GATGTTTTTTGAGTCTTGCAAGAGGCTAAGGATCATGAAGAGTTCAGAAGCCAAAGGTTTTGGGCTGCAGCCAAGAGGCGCTCTTAAGGGAATTTCAAAAGATGATCGTCACTGA